One window of the Tachypleus tridentatus isolate NWPU-2018 chromosome 10, ASM421037v1, whole genome shotgun sequence genome contains the following:
- the LOC143229320 gene encoding uncharacterized protein LOC143229320, with amino-acid sequence MNTTSFVCLIVVPLACLVHAQSNQDATDVSSTNKKVGVPEFRLKAAGSGTNSKNWNVGVGAAVGTKIWESKNGKASLGLGAAYNQGFGRSHGYPYKTKPDLGVAATFRLRFKRSQNE; translated from the exons ATGAATACAACtagctttgtttgtttaatcGTCGTTCCCTTAG CCTGTCTTGTCCACGCACAATCAAATCAAGATGCTACTGACGTATCATCAACTAACAAAAAAGTTGGAGTT CCTGAGTTTCGACTGAAAGCAGCAGGGAGTGGAACCAACAGTAAGAACTGGAATGTAGGAGTTGGAGCTGCTGTAGGAACCAAGATATGGGAGAGTAAAAACGGTAAAGCCAGTCTCGGTCTTGGTGCTGCGTACAACCAGGGATTCGGACGGTCCCATGGTTACCCTTACAAGACGAAACCCGACCTAGGAGTCGCAGCTACCTTCAGGTTGCGGTTCAAGAGATCGCaaaatgagtaa
- the LOC143229322 gene encoding dimethyladenosine transferase has translation MPKEKSKKKSRQHEQIQKQGIQFNRDLGQHILKNPLIVNSMVEKAAIRSTDVVLEVGPGTGNMTVKLLDKSKRVVACEVDPRLVAELQKRVQGSPSQSKLQIIVGDVLKTDLPFFDVCVANLPYQISSPFVFKLLLHRPFFRCAILMFQREFAQRLVAKPGDKLYCRLSVNTQLLARVDHLMKIGKNNFRPPPKVESSVVRLEPRNPPPPINFQEWDGLLRICFIRKNKTLGAAFKQTSVLEMLEKNYRIHCSVKNICIPKDFSVKSTVEELLTANNFDKQRARTMDTDDFLGLLHCFNSNGFHFA, from the coding sequence ATGCCGAAAGAGAAATCAAAGAAGAAATCGAGACAACATGAGCAGATTCAAAAACAAGGTATTCAGTTTAATAGAGATCTTGGGCAACATATTCTGAAAAATCCGCTTATTGTTAACAGCATGGTGGAGAAAGCGGCTATACGATCCACTGATGTTGTTTTAGAAGTAGGACCAGGAACAGGCAACATGACAGTAAAACTTCTGGATAAATCTAAGCGAGTAGTAGCTTGTGAAGTCGACCCACGTTTAGTTGCAGAATTACAGAAGAGAGTTCAAGGATCTCCGTCACAAAGCAAACTGCAAATTATTGTCGGAGATGTTTTAAAAACCGATTTACCTTTTTTCGATGTTTGTGTTGCTAATTTGCCCTATCAGATTTCTTCACCCTTTGTTTTCAAGTTACTTCTACACAGACCTTTTTTTCGGTGTGCAATTTTAATGTTTCAGCGAGAATTTGCCCAGCGCCTGGTAGCCAAGCCTGGTGACAAACTGTACTGTAGGCTGTCAGTAAATACTCAACTCCTAGCTCGTGTAGACCATCTGATGAAAATTGGGAAAAACAATTTTAGACCTCCACCAAAAGTAGAATCCAGTGTTGTGCGTCTTGAGCCCAGAAACCCACCACCACCAATTAATTTTCAAGAATGGGATGGATTACTACGAATTTGTTTCAttcgaaaaaataaaactttaggtGCTGCTTTCAAACAGACCTCAGTGCTGGAAATGTTAGAAAAGAACTATAGAATTCATTGTTCTGTTAAGAATATTTGCATTCCAAAAGATTTCAGTGTTAAATCAACAGTGGAAGAGCTTCTTACAGCAAACAATTTTGATAAACAACGTGCAAGAACAATGGACACAGATGATTTTTTGGGTTTGTTACACTGCTTTAACTCAAATGGATTTCATTTTGCATGA